One Bacillota bacterium genomic window, AAGTGACACTATTCTTGCACAAATAGCAGCAGAAGAATTACAAACAACATTAGATAAAATTATTGTTTATTCTTCCGATACTGATTTAACCCCATTTGATACTGGAGCTTATGCGTCCAGTACGACTTATGTATCTGGAAACGCTGTTTTACTTGCCGCTAAAAAAATGAAGAATTCATTGTTTGTTGAAGCTTCAAGAATATTAAAAACATCAAAAGAAGAGATTTTATTTGATGGAGAAATCTTTCAAGACCAAGTAAGTTTACGAAAAATTAGTTTTAAAGAATTATCCAATCAAATTACGTATAACGAAGATCAAAAACAATTAATGGTCACTTCAAGTTATGTTGGACACAAATCACCACCACCTTTTATGGCTGGTTTCATTGAAATTAATGTTGACAACCAAACAGGAGAAGTCGAGATATGTAATTACGTAAGTGTTGTGGATTGTGGGACAACTATTAATCCAAAACTTGCTAGAGGACAAGTGGAAGGTGGAATCGTTCAAGGACTAGGTATGGCGATGTATGAAGACGTTAAATCAACTTCTAAAGGGAAATTAATCACAAATGATTTTTTGACCTATAAAATTCCTACTAGACTTGAAATCAAACACTTAACGACTGAATTTGCGGATAGTTATGAGGAATCAGGTCCTTTTGGAGCAAAATCGGTTGGCGAAATTGGAATTGATACTCCTCCTGCCGCGCTGGCAAATGCTTTATATAATGCACTTGGAATTCGGATTACCTCTTTACCAATTACACCAGAAATTATATTAAAGAAAATACAAGAAAAGGAGTTGTTAAATAATGAAAAATAACAAATTAAATAAGATTTCTACCATTTTATTTTATGGAGCTATCTGGGGGATTCTAGAAGCTTCTTTGGGATATGTATTGCATTTTGTCCCTACGTTTATTGCCGGAACAATTATGTTTCCAATCGTGTCAGTTCTTTTAGTGAGAGCTTACGCAAAAACAAACTCAAAAGCATCGCTTGTTTTCATCGGATTGGTTGCCTCTTTTATAAAAGGAATTAATTTATTTATGCCTCAATATAGTATTTGGAAAACGATAAATCCAATGATTTCCATCGTTGTTGAATCAATACTAGTGCTTGCAGTCATTCAAATAATCAGCAAAGATAAACCACTTCAAACTTTTGTAGCTTTACCACTTGTAAGCATTGGCTGGAGAGTATTGTTCCTTGCTAATCTTGGAATTCAGTTTCTTGCTAATGGATACCTTGCTACTCAAATTTCTGGTATTTATCCTGCATTTGAATTTGTAATCTTAAGTGGAATTGTAAGTGGAGTTATCGGTGTTTCCTTATTGGTAATCAATTCTCTTTGGAATAAGAAGATTAAGTTAAGTGTTTCCATTAAACCTGTATTATCTTTTATCACGTTTGCTTTAGCGATTGTCATTACGATTTTACTATAAATTTATGCCAAGGGGTAAGACATTAATCCCTTGGTTTTATTCTCTACCCACAGAAAAAGAGGTGAAATAATGCTTTCAATTTATGAGAAAATTCTCGATTTTAAAAAAAGAGGAATTCCTTCCATCGTTGTAACTGCGGTAAAAAAGCAAGATGCAGGTCCTGTAGAAGTTGGCAAGAAAATGATTGTTGCTATTACGGGTGAAGCGTTTGGAACCGTAGGAGGCGGAGCAATTGAATATTATGCCAGAGAAAAATGCAAAACCTTATTACTATCAAGGGAAAATTTATTAGAAGAATATTTACTAAGTGAAGGAGAAGTTCTTCCAAATACCAAAACCTTACCCATGGTTTGTGGAGGAGTGGTTACTTTATTTTATGAATACATTGGATCGAAAGAAATGATTTATATTTTTGGAGCTGGTCATGTTAGTCAAGCTCTCGTAAATATTTTAAAAACAATGGATTACCATGTTACGGTTATCGATGAACGCAAAAATGTCATTGATTCGTTTTTACAAGCTGACATAAGAATCAACATGCCTTTTGTTGAATACATCGAACAAAATCCTATTCCTGATGATTCTTTCATTGTGGTTTGTACTCCAAGTCATAAACATGATTATCATGTCATTAATAAAGTAATCGAGTTAAACATAAAACCAAAATACATGGGGATGCTTTGTTCTCCTGATAAGTTAAAAGATTATCTTGAAAAAACCTATGATTTATTTGGCAAAGACGTTGATTTATCTCATTTTTATTCGCCCATTGGACTTGATTTAGGTGGAGGTTCTCCTGAAGAAATCGCCATTTCAATCACCTCAGAAATACTTGCCGTATCCAATCATAAAACAGGACACAAACATTTAAGAGAGGCAATTGATGGTAAGGATTGTTACTGGAAAGATTAATTCTTTCAAAACAACCAAAATGATTGAATTGTATAAAAAAATCCAAAAAGGCGATGGATTTGTTTCTTTAAAAATAATGATCAAGGATAAGGTTCATAGTTACAATGCACTTCATCTTTTGACAAACGAAACATTTCCTTTGATCATTCGAAAAGAATTCAATGATTCTTCAAAAGAAGTCATTTGTCAAATAGGTGAGTATCATTTTTTAAAAGATACAGTTTTATTGATAGAAAACACAATTGAAAAGATGATAAAAGCAAAGGTTTCACCTATTTTTTTAGATGAAATTGGAAATTTAGAATTACAAGAAAAAGGATTTCATCAAATTCTAAAAAAAATGATTTCTTCTAAACTTGATTTGTATTTATCAATTAGAGCTGACTTAGTGGATGAAATCATAAAAAAATATAACATAGAAGAATTCGAGATAATTTCCTTATCGTAAGGAGGACCACATGATATATGACACTTGCATTCAAAATGGAATGGTATTTGTTGATGATGCGTTTGTAAAAACAAATCTTTATATCTTAGATGGAAAAATCGCTTTGATTAGTAAGGCTGTTTTGACATCTGTTTTGACGATTAACGCCATCAATCAGTATGTCATTCCAGGAATCATTGATCCTCATGTTCATTTCAATTTAGATTTAGGCAAAACGCATTCAAAAGATGATTTTTATAACGGAAGCATATGCGCAAGTTTTGGAGGTGTCACAACCTTTATTGACTTTTTAGACCCTGTGGATAATCCAATTGATTTAGAAAAAGCATATTTGAAACGTCTAGAAGAAGCAAAATTATCTGTAATAGATTATAAATTTCATGCGACGATTAAAAACCCTACTTGTGATTTAGAAGAATTTGTTCAAAAGATGTTATCTCTTGGAATTACTTCTTTAAAACTGTTTACTACGTATTCTAATTCTGGCAGAAGAACGTTTGATGCTCAAATTATTGAATTAATAAAATTATCTGAAAAATATCGTTTCACTCTACTCGCTCATATTGAAAACGATGAACTCATTGATTTAAATAGTGCTTTTACATTTTGTGACTTATCCAAAAGTCGTCCAACCATTTCTGAAACAAAAGAAGCATTAAAACTTGCCTCGTTTGTAAGAAAATATGGTGGAACACTTTATATGGTTCATCTAAGTAGTGGAGATACTTTAGAACGGTTAACTTTAGATTTTCCGGATATTTTGCATCAAAATTTTTTTGTTGAAAGTTGTCCTCACTATTTTTTGTTTTCTGATGAAGTTCTGCAAAGAAAAGATGGGTATCTGTATACACTTGCTCCCCCACTTAGAAGCTTTTTAGAAAAAGAAAAATTAAAATCTTTGTATTCTCACATTGATACAATAGGTACAGACCACTGTTCTTTTTTTACAAGCGAAAAGAAACAAGAGTTTCTCAATCAACTTCCTTTAGGAATTGGAGGAATTGAACATTCTTTTGAAGTGATGCATTCTCTTTTTCAGACAGATTCCATTATCAAATTAACAAAAAACGTTGCCACAATTCATAACCTAAAAACAAAAGGGACGATTGAAGTAGGAAAAGATGCAGATCTTTGTATTTTTGAGAAGATGGATGGATTTATTCATGAAGATCACTCTACATCTGATTACTGTGTTTATATTGGAATCAAAAAAGATTTAAACATCGTTTCAACCATTTCAAGAGGTAAATTTATTGTAAAAGATAAAGTGTTTGTTGGAGGATTTGGAACGTTTTTAAAAGGAAGTGACATTTCATGAAAGCATTTATAAATGCCCGAATTTACGATTTTCATACTTTTAGAGAAAACAGTTATGTTCTCTTTGATGAACAAATCATAGAAATTGGAAAGATGTCTGATTTTACTATTAAAGGCATTGAACAAATTGATTGTGAAGGACAAATTCTAATGCCTTCACTTGTGTGTGGACATTCACACATCTATTCCACTTTTGCAAGAGGAATGAATGTAGAATTTCATCCTCAGAATTTTATGGAAATTTTGACTCAACTTTGGTGGAAAATGGATTATCATATTACAAACGATATCACCTATGCATCAGGAATTGTGGCTTCGGTTGATTTTATTAAAAATGGCGTCACAACCTTAATAGACCATCACGCTTCTAAAGAGATTATTGGCTCTTTAGAACAATTAAAAAAAGCAGTTTGTGAAGACGCATCTTTGCGAGGAATCTTTGCTTTT contains:
- a CDS encoding amidohydrolase family protein, with amino-acid sequence MIYDTCIQNGMVFVDDAFVKTNLYILDGKIALISKAVLTSVLTINAINQYVIPGIIDPHVHFNLDLGKTHSKDDFYNGSICASFGGVTTFIDFLDPVDNPIDLEKAYLKRLEEAKLSVIDYKFHATIKNPTCDLEEFVQKMLSLGITSLKLFTTYSNSGRRTFDAQIIELIKLSEKYRFTLLAHIENDELIDLNSAFTFCDLSKSRPTISETKEALKLASFVRKYGGTLYMVHLSSGDTLERLTLDFPDILHQNFFVESCPHYFLFSDEVLQRKDGYLYTLAPPLRSFLEKEKLKSLYSHIDTIGTDHCSFFTSEKKQEFLNQLPLGIGGIEHSFEVMHSLFQTDSIIKLTKNVATIHNLKTKGTIEVGKDADLCIFEKMDGFIHEDHSTSDYCVYIGIKKDLNIVSTISRGKFIVKDKVFVGGFGTFLKGSDIS
- a CDS encoding XdhC/CoxI family protein, whose product is MLSIYEKILDFKKRGIPSIVVTAVKKQDAGPVEVGKKMIVAITGEAFGTVGGGAIEYYAREKCKTLLLSRENLLEEYLLSEGEVLPNTKTLPMVCGGVVTLFYEYIGSKEMIYIFGAGHVSQALVNILKTMDYHVTVIDERKNVIDSFLQADIRINMPFVEYIEQNPIPDDSFIVVCTPSHKHDYHVINKVIELNIKPKYMGMLCSPDKLKDYLEKTYDLFGKDVDLSHFYSPIGLDLGGGSPEEIAISITSEILAVSNHKTGHKHLREAIDGKDCYWKD